GTTCAGGGAGGAAGGAAAGGGAAGTTGTTCCCGGAGGTGGCGGGGAGCCCACAGGGGCCACCCCCCCCGCTAAAGGGACAACCCCCCTTTTGGAGAAGGAACCGACACCACCACGGTCTGCCCCGGTTAGGGACAGCGTGGTGGTAATAGAACCTCTCTCAGCCCAAATGGAGACTGAGCCGTTAGGCCCGACTCCAGGGCAGAAGAGGAGTAGGGAagagggagaggggggggaTAACCCCTCCCCTACATCCCCCCGCCCAACCAAGTTAAAGGCTAAGCGGAAGAATGACAGGCCCCCCCCGGAGTAACAGTCTAACGAAGGACTGAAGCTCCGTGGGGGGTCAGGGGAGGGGGGTTTCCCCCCCTCATCCCCAAGTAGAAGACAAATAGTGGGAGAAGGAGGTTAACACCTCCTACTCCTCTCAATAAAAAGGGGGGAGATGTCGTACCCAATAATAGGGCCGGTCAGGGAGAGGGAATGGATGACATGCCTCTGGCGATTCCCATCCCTCTCCCGCATTGACCAGTGACGACAACGTTACATAGGAgtggggttttagtgggtaggcATCACCTCAGCAAAGATCCGCTGGGTGGTGAATCCCACACTCCCCTTCCGCAGTGCGGTCACTAGGACTGCACATTGCACGTGGAAGGGGGTCTTTAGAAGATTTCCCCACTCCTGGGGTTCCGGCTCTGCGAGAGCATTGTCGGGCcccgaacaaaaaaaaaaaaaaaaaaggttaggttaggttcccTGGCGATGGCgtgccaccttgtcgtggtgccAGGGCTCCCCTGGTCGATGATCTCCCTTTCCGGATCGGGGCTTCGGCCCCAGGATGGATTGGGGTAGACCACGCTGATGATCTCCCTTTCCGGATCGGGACGCTGGTCCCAGGATGGATTGGGGTGAAGCAAGGGGCTAAGAGCATGCCTTAGGAGAAGGAAGAACTCCGATTAAAAAACCCGGGCAGGACGGGCTCGTCAACCTTGGTAGGCAACCgtcctagtggaaggaaaaccacgataaaaaaccCGGAGAAGACAACTctgttaacaaataacaacTATGATAAACACAATGACGACGAAGAGGACGACCTTACCGCCCCAGGGGATTCGGACCCCCAGGGGCCGGCGCGGGGGGTATCCGGTCCCGGTGCCCCCCTCGTCGTCATCGTGCGACGGGCCATCCAGGGCGTGCCACGCGGGCGCCCTGGACGAACGAGCTACCGCGGAAGGCGATCTGTGGGCCGAGGCCCTCAGAACAATACGGGTTCTCCTCACCCTCCTCGAGGAGATCCGAGGACGCAGCGCGCAAGCGCCCAACAGTGGGGGCAAATGCCCCGGAGGAAAGGGGGGACTACCCTCCTATTCCTCTATAGCGAGGAAAGGGTCTGCTCCCAACGTACGTAGCGTTGGGACGCAGACCCAGAGGAGGGAAGGGCTTATGCCCGAAAAAAAGGTGGAAAAGGGAGGGGAGGTCACTCCCCCTCCTAGATGTTTTAAGTGCCTCCTCAGGGGGCACGAAAAATGGCGGTGCCCCTTAGCGGTGGATCGCAGCAATTGCTGCCTCCACTGCGGGGGTGCCGGCCATCAAGCCCGGGTATGCTCGCAGAGGAGGGCGAGCTGCCCGGCTTGCAAGGAAGCGGGCAAGGATGCGGCCCACCGGATTGGTGGCCGCACCTGCCCGATCGTCCCCCCTAGGGGGagacgaagaagaaggaagaagAGGGGAAAGGGGGGGACAGATCCCCCCCTGGAACCTGTTCGAGGTGGACCAGATGTGGGGGGGATTGTCCCCCCCCTGCTGCCTCCCGCAGTGGGAGTTGAGAAGGAAGGGGGGGCTTGTCCCCCCCCATCACCTTCAGCAATGGAGGTtgaggaggagggggggacCTGTCCCTCCCTATCGCCTCCAGTAATGGAGGTTGAGGAGAAGGGGGGGACTCGTCCCCCCCTACCACCCCCAGTGGCGGGAGTGGTAACGGATGATGAGGGGGAGGCTAATCCTTCCCCCCCACCAGTCCCGATAATGGGGATGGTGGTTGAGGAAGTGGTGGGGATTAACTCCCCACCCCTGGAGATACA
This window of the Linepithema humile isolate Giens D197 chromosome 1, Lhum_UNIL_v1.0, whole genome shotgun sequence genome carries:
- the LOC136997079 gene encoding uncharacterized protein — its product is MINTMTTKRTTLPPQGIRTPRGRRGGYPVPVPPSSSSCDGPSRACHAGALDERATAEGDLWAEALRTIRVLLTLLEEIRGRSAQAPNSGGKCPGGKGGLPSYSSIARKGSAPNVRSVGTQTQRREGLMPEKKVEKGGEVTPPPRCFKCLLRGHEKWRCPLAVDRSNCCLHCGGAGHQARVCSQRRASCPACKEAGKDAAHRIGGRTCPIVPPRGRRRRRKKRGKGGTDPPLEPVRGGPDVGGIVPPLLPPAVGVEKEGGACPPPSPSAMEVEEEGGTCPSLSPPVMEVEEKGGTRPPLPPPVAGVVTDDEGEANPSPPPVPIMGMVVEEVVGINSPPLEIQVKEKEEETPLKPSPAEKEVRTKSPPPKKRKEEDAGPALPSGGSWDPLQTDFFREFEVEVMCFHENSLGMMDACEGILREMSLPKTHRPDLWGANLEEERGVILQFLFRGPPTGPTELRKRAVGFLRKLRELIALKTVCTEACPQGINWGEVDLQTSVQNRAEGSRMLCTRFPRPEWPPPTRERDLKALMAKQDNPLFRGQLCSLTGVGDAEVPGSRGIGSRLLRRGRSPKA